The Pyramidobacter porci genome includes a region encoding these proteins:
- the uvrA gene encoding excinuclease ABC subunit UvrA, protein MPRQEIVIRNAREHNLKGVSLEIPKNKLVVITGPSGSGKSSLAFDTLYAEGQRRYVESLSSYARQFLGVQKKPDVDDIEGLSPAISIEQKGTSHNPRSTVGTVTEIYDYLRLLFARAGTPYCPRCGKPVHKYSVDEIVDRIYRQHGGARLEVLAPAVRAKKGEFKNVFAALRKKGFMRVRVDGEVLWLEEEIPLDKNKKHSVEVVVDRMSVQPDRKGRMAEAVQTALQLGEGFVIIAADGSEDMLTERFVCPDCDISLPDIQPALFSFNNPMGACPDCSGLGSHSHFSEELAVNPDLSVRGGALLPFRGRQYMMYRLEELAKKVKLDLDVPYKKLAQEQKQILLYGSDVRMPLQFERGGEVSEYQGRYEGLLPWLQRYYDSTESESTAEELERYRSEDECQTCHGTRLRPEALSVRFWGKNIDELTSLPVSDFYEIVKQHKDDPGQNEIVSQVIVELEKRLSFLVEVGVGYLTLKRRADTLSGGESQRIRLATQIGSKLSGIMYVLDEPTIGLHSRDTGKLIGALKSVRDMDNTVIVVEHDRDTMLAADYIVEIGPGAGSYGGEVVQRGAADEFRKTNSLTGPYLRGDRCGMVRSERLALPKERLTITGAAEHNLKGVDISIPLNSLVCLTGVSGSGKSSLMYDVLYRGLRRKLDADYRDRPGRHKDILGWEQLKNVAMVDQSPIGRTPRSNPATYTGVFSAIRELYSQLPEAKLRGYASGRFSFNVKGGRCEACGGAGERRVSMLFMPDVYVECDVCHGTRYNRETLEVKFKGHSIADVLNLSVDEAMELFKDLPKIARKLEFLQRAGLGYIHLGQSALTLSGGEAQRVKLAKELSKRFGGSTLYLLDEPSTGLFYPDVARLLRILHALVDQGNSVLLIEHNMDIICSSDYVIDLGPEGGSAGGRVVDCGAPRELAERGKGYTAEAIREYLHDFEKNGEVKSNGAARRKK, encoded by the coding sequence GTGCCGCGTCAGGAAATCGTTATAAGAAACGCAAGAGAGCATAACCTCAAGGGCGTCTCTCTGGAGATTCCCAAGAACAAACTGGTCGTCATCACCGGCCCTTCGGGGTCGGGCAAGAGCTCGCTGGCGTTCGACACGCTCTACGCCGAAGGCCAGCGCCGCTATGTGGAGTCGCTGTCGTCCTATGCGCGCCAATTCCTCGGCGTGCAGAAAAAGCCCGACGTGGACGACATCGAAGGATTGTCGCCCGCGATTTCCATCGAACAGAAGGGGACCTCCCACAATCCGCGTTCCACCGTCGGCACCGTCACCGAGATCTACGACTACCTGCGCCTGCTCTTCGCCCGCGCTGGCACGCCGTACTGCCCCCGGTGCGGCAAGCCCGTCCACAAGTATTCCGTGGACGAGATCGTCGACCGCATCTACCGCCAGCACGGCGGCGCCCGGCTCGAAGTGCTCGCTCCGGCCGTGCGCGCCAAGAAAGGCGAGTTCAAGAACGTCTTCGCGGCGCTGCGCAAGAAAGGTTTCATGCGCGTGCGCGTCGACGGCGAAGTTCTCTGGCTCGAGGAAGAGATTCCGCTGGACAAAAACAAAAAACACAGCGTCGAAGTGGTCGTCGACCGCATGTCGGTCCAGCCCGACCGCAAAGGCCGCATGGCCGAAGCCGTGCAGACGGCTCTGCAACTCGGCGAGGGCTTTGTGATCATCGCCGCGGACGGATCGGAAGACATGCTGACGGAACGCTTCGTCTGCCCCGACTGCGATATTTCGCTGCCCGACATCCAGCCGGCGCTGTTCTCCTTCAACAACCCGATGGGGGCATGCCCCGACTGCTCGGGACTGGGCAGCCACAGCCATTTTTCCGAAGAACTGGCGGTCAATCCCGACCTGTCCGTGCGCGGCGGGGCGCTGCTGCCGTTCCGCGGCAGGCAGTACATGATGTACCGTCTTGAAGAGCTGGCGAAAAAAGTGAAGCTGGATCTGGACGTTCCCTACAAAAAACTTGCGCAGGAACAGAAACAGATCCTGCTGTACGGTTCCGACGTGCGCATGCCCCTGCAGTTCGAGCGCGGCGGCGAGGTGTCGGAGTATCAGGGGCGCTATGAAGGGCTGCTGCCGTGGCTGCAGCGCTATTACGACAGTACCGAGTCGGAATCGACGGCCGAAGAGCTGGAACGCTACCGCAGCGAAGACGAGTGCCAGACCTGCCACGGCACGCGCCTTCGTCCCGAGGCGCTGTCGGTGCGCTTCTGGGGGAAAAACATCGACGAACTGACCTCGCTGCCGGTGAGCGATTTTTACGAAATCGTCAAACAGCACAAAGACGATCCCGGGCAGAACGAAATCGTCAGCCAGGTCATCGTCGAGCTGGAAAAGCGCCTCAGCTTCCTTGTGGAAGTCGGCGTCGGCTACCTGACGCTGAAACGCCGCGCCGACACGCTGAGCGGCGGCGAGAGCCAGCGCATCCGGCTGGCGACGCAGATCGGCTCGAAGCTGTCGGGCATCATGTATGTGCTCGACGAGCCGACCATCGGCCTGCACAGCCGCGACACGGGAAAGCTGATCGGCGCGCTGAAATCGGTGCGCGACATGGACAACACCGTGATCGTGGTGGAACATGACCGCGACACGATGCTGGCCGCAGATTACATCGTCGAGATCGGCCCCGGCGCGGGCAGCTACGGCGGCGAAGTGGTCCAGCGCGGCGCGGCGGACGAGTTCCGCAAGACGAATTCGCTCACCGGCCCCTATCTGCGCGGCGACCGGTGCGGCATGGTGCGTTCGGAACGACTGGCGCTTCCCAAAGAACGCCTGACGATCACCGGGGCGGCCGAACATAACTTGAAAGGCGTCGACATTTCCATCCCGCTGAATTCGCTGGTCTGCCTGACCGGTGTCTCCGGTTCGGGCAAAAGCTCGCTGATGTACGACGTGCTGTACCGCGGCCTGCGCCGCAAGCTGGACGCCGATTACCGCGATCGTCCGGGGCGGCACAAGGACATTCTCGGCTGGGAACAGCTGAAAAACGTGGCCATGGTCGATCAAAGCCCGATCGGCCGCACGCCGCGCTCCAACCCGGCCACCTATACCGGCGTCTTCTCGGCGATCCGCGAGCTGTATTCGCAGCTGCCCGAGGCGAAATTGCGCGGCTACGCCAGCGGGCGCTTCAGCTTCAACGTCAAGGGCGGGCGCTGCGAGGCCTGCGGCGGCGCGGGGGAGCGGCGCGTTTCCATGCTCTTCATGCCCGACGTGTACGTGGAGTGCGACGTCTGTCACGGCACGCGCTACAACCGCGAGACGCTGGAAGTGAAGTTCAAGGGGCACAGCATCGCCGACGTGCTCAACCTGTCGGTCGACGAAGCCATGGAACTTTTCAAGGATCTGCCCAAGATCGCGCGCAAGCTCGAGTTCCTCCAGCGCGCTGGGCTCGGCTATATCCATCTGGGCCAGTCGGCGCTGACGCTGAGCGGCGGCGAAGCCCAGCGCGTCAAACTCGCCAAGGAGCTCAGCAAGCGCTTCGGAGGCAGCACGCTCTACCTGCTCGACGAGCCTTCGACCGGGCTTTTCTATCCCGACGTGGCCCGCCTGCTGCGCATCCTTCACGCTCTGGTCGATCAGGGCAACTCGGTGCTGCTCATCGAACACAACATGGACATCATCTGTTCCAGCGATTACGTGATCGACCTCGGCCCCGAAGGCGGCAGCGCCGGCGGGCGGGTCGTCGACTGCGGCGCGCCGCGGGAGCTGGCCGAGCGCGGCAAGGGCTACACGGCAGAGGCGATCCGGGAATATCTCCATGATTTTGAAAAGAACGGGGAGGTGAAGAGCAATGGAGCGGCCCGGCGAAAAAAATAA
- the rlmB gene encoding 23S rRNA (guanosine(2251)-2'-O)-methyltransferase RlmB — protein MERPGEKNNRGRRDGRGDFERSARPRGKKDFAPRQARESSGGRPFPERRPRPKRAAPAASDDLCWGRNPVLTLLENRPELCRKVFLLAGAPDKFRDTVARLCADSRIPLDCVGREELERLTGGAVHQGAVACVAPIPPADLDGVVDALDPQAPALVVLLDHCQDPHNLGAVIRTAEVAGAACVVCQNDRSATVNGTVVKTSAGAAFRLPVAQVVNVGRAMERLKQKGFWIVGLDHRADETVWSGALPERLALVVGSEGEGISALTAKNCDKLVKFPMAGRTGNLNASVAAALGMFEWVRLYGCGAKASE, from the coding sequence ATGGAGCGGCCCGGCGAAAAAAATAATCGCGGCAGGAGAGATGGCCGCGGCGACTTTGAGCGTTCAGCGCGTCCCCGCGGCAAAAAGGACTTCGCGCCCCGTCAGGCGCGGGAGAGTTCCGGCGGCCGTCCGTTTCCCGAGCGCCGGCCCCGGCCGAAGCGCGCCGCGCCGGCGGCGTCCGACGATCTCTGCTGGGGGCGCAATCCTGTGCTGACGCTGCTGGAGAATCGGCCCGAGCTGTGCCGCAAAGTCTTTTTGCTGGCGGGCGCGCCGGACAAGTTCCGTGACACGGTGGCGCGCCTCTGCGCCGACAGCCGTATCCCGCTGGACTGTGTCGGGCGGGAAGAATTGGAACGGCTGACCGGCGGCGCGGTCCATCAGGGCGCGGTCGCCTGCGTGGCGCCGATCCCGCCGGCCGATCTCGACGGCGTCGTCGACGCGCTGGATCCTCAGGCGCCGGCGCTGGTCGTGCTGCTCGACCACTGCCAGGATCCCCACAACCTCGGCGCGGTGATCCGTACGGCCGAAGTGGCCGGGGCCGCCTGTGTCGTCTGCCAGAACGACCGCTCGGCGACCGTCAACGGCACGGTCGTCAAGACCAGCGCCGGCGCGGCGTTCCGCCTGCCCGTGGCGCAGGTGGTCAACGTCGGCCGCGCCATGGAGCGGCTGAAGCAAAAAGGTTTTTGGATCGTGGGCTTGGATCACCGCGCCGACGAAACCGTGTGGAGCGGCGCGCTGCCGGAACGGCTCGCGCTCGTCGTCGGTTCCGAAGGCGAAGGCATTTCGGCGCTGACGGCGAAAAACTGCGACAAGCTCGTCAAGTTTCCCATGGCGGGACGGACGGGCAATCTCAACGCCAGCGTCGCGGCGGCACTGGGCATGTTCGAGTGGGTGCGTCTGTATGGCTGCGGCGCGAAAGCGTCTGAATAA